The following coding sequences are from one Luteimonas sp. S4-F44 window:
- a CDS encoding non-heme iron oxygenase ferredoxin subunit: MSETWTFVCATAELLPGEMRTTFDEVTGVPIVVFNLDGDLYALEDQCSHEDFALSGGGDFDPVEATIECVLHGAKFDVRDGRALCAPAYEPVAKFPTKTEHGGVWTRDDRD, encoded by the coding sequence ATGAGCGAGACCTGGACCTTCGTCTGCGCGACCGCCGAATTGCTGCCCGGCGAAATGCGCACCACCTTCGACGAGGTGACCGGCGTGCCGATCGTGGTGTTCAACCTCGACGGCGACCTGTATGCGCTGGAGGACCAGTGCAGCCACGAGGATTTCGCGCTGTCGGGCGGCGGCGACTTCGACCCGGTCGAAGCGACGATCGAATGCGTGCTGCACGGCGCGAAGTTCGATGTGCGCGATGGCCGCGCTCTGTGCGCGCCGGCCTACGAACCGGTCGCAAAGTTCCCGACCAAGACCGAGCACGGCGGGGTCTGGACCCGCGACGACCGCGACTGA
- a CDS encoding SET domain-containing protein-lysine N-methyltransferase yields the protein MPKKKTRKIEARRSAIHGNGVFATEAIAKGERIIRYKGFLRSHAEVDAEYGDQEEDGHTFLFTLNDEYVIDANIEGNVARWINHSCDPNCEAVVEEDAKDRRHKDKVFIEALRDIAQGEELTYNYGITLAERHTPALKKLWGCRCGAANCTGTMLQPKR from the coding sequence ATGCCCAAGAAGAAGACCAGGAAGATCGAGGCCCGCCGCTCGGCGATCCACGGCAACGGCGTATTCGCCACCGAAGCGATCGCCAAGGGCGAGCGCATCATCCGCTACAAGGGCTTTCTGCGCAGCCACGCCGAGGTCGATGCCGAATACGGCGACCAGGAGGAGGACGGCCATACCTTCCTGTTCACGCTCAACGACGAGTACGTCATCGACGCGAATATCGAAGGCAACGTCGCGCGCTGGATCAACCACTCCTGCGATCCGAACTGCGAGGCGGTGGTCGAGGAAGATGCCAAGGACCGGCGGCACAAGGATAAGGTCTTCATCGAGGCCCTGCGCGATATCGCCCAGGGCGAAGAGCTGACCTACAACTACGGCATCACCCTGGCCGAGCGGCACACGCCCGCGCTCAAGAAGCTGTGGGGCTGCCGCTGCGGCGCCGCCAACTGCACCGGCACCATGCTCCAGCCCAAGCGCTGA
- a CDS encoding cysteine desulfurase: MSALPPLDPPPLDPPFDGPSVPANGHGKVDWASVRADFPLLLREVHGKPLIYFDNANTGQKPACVIEAVDGYYRRHNANVSRAVHQLGTEATEAYEGTRRKLARFLNVRADELVLCSGTTFAINLVAYSWALPRLGPGDTILVSRMEHHANIVPWQIVAERTGATVRVAEIVEDGTLDLEALRRAMTADVKLLAVTHVSNVLGTVNPVREICREARRHGIVTVVDGSQAVPHRRVDIAAIGCDFYAFTGHKMCGPTGTGALWARREHLEAMPPFLGGGEMIKEVAFGGTVYNDPPQRFEAGTPNIAGFAGLGAAVDYLERLGMDHIEQREAALLAHLTQALGTIDGLRILGAAPDKAAVVSFLVEGAHAHDLATLLDLEGVAVRSGQHCAHPLLQFYGVAATCRASPAFYNTHDEIDAFVAALRKVRRLLG, encoded by the coding sequence ATGAGCGCTCTGCCGCCACTCGATCCGCCGCCACTCGATCCGCCGTTCGACGGCCCCAGCGTGCCCGCCAACGGCCACGGTAAGGTCGACTGGGCATCGGTGCGCGCCGATTTCCCGCTGCTGTTGCGCGAGGTCCACGGCAAGCCGCTGATCTACTTCGACAACGCCAACACTGGGCAGAAGCCCGCCTGCGTGATCGAGGCGGTCGACGGCTACTACCGCCGCCACAACGCCAACGTCAGCCGGGCGGTGCACCAGCTCGGCACCGAGGCGACCGAGGCCTACGAAGGCACGCGGCGCAAGTTGGCGCGGTTCCTCAACGTGCGCGCCGACGAACTGGTGCTGTGCAGCGGCACCACGTTCGCGATCAACCTGGTGGCCTACTCGTGGGCGCTGCCCCGGCTCGGGCCCGGCGACACGATCCTGGTCTCGCGCATGGAGCACCACGCCAACATCGTGCCGTGGCAGATCGTCGCCGAGCGTACCGGTGCGACGGTGCGTGTGGCGGAGATCGTCGAGGACGGCACGCTCGACCTCGAGGCACTGCGCCGCGCGATGACCGCGGACGTGAAGCTGCTCGCGGTCACCCACGTCTCCAACGTGCTGGGCACCGTCAACCCGGTACGCGAGATCTGCCGCGAGGCGCGCCGGCACGGCATCGTGACGGTCGTCGACGGCTCCCAGGCGGTGCCGCATCGCCGGGTCGACATCGCCGCGATCGGCTGCGACTTCTACGCCTTCACGGGCCACAAGATGTGCGGGCCGACCGGCACCGGCGCGCTGTGGGCGCGCCGCGAGCACCTCGAGGCAATGCCGCCGTTCCTGGGCGGCGGCGAGATGATCAAGGAGGTCGCCTTCGGCGGTACGGTCTACAACGACCCGCCGCAGCGCTTCGAGGCCGGCACCCCGAATATCGCCGGCTTCGCCGGCCTGGGCGCGGCGGTCGACTATCTCGAGCGCCTCGGCATGGACCACATCGAACAGCGCGAGGCCGCGCTGCTCGCGCACCTGACCCAAGCGCTGGGCACGATCGACGGCCTGCGCATCCTCGGCGCCGCGCCGGACAAGGCCGCGGTGGTGTCGTTCCTGGTCGAAGGCGCGCATGCCCACGACCTGGCGACGCTGCTGGACCTGGAGGGCGTGGCCGTGCGCTCGGGCCAGCACTGCGCGCATCCGTTGCTGCAGTTCTATGGCGTCGCGGCCACCTGCCGCGCCTCGCCGGCGTTCTACAACACCCACGACGAGATCGACGCCTTCGTCGCCGCGCTGCGCAAGGTCCGTCGGCTGCTGGGCTGA
- the sufC gene encoding Fe-S cluster assembly ATPase SufC has translation MLNIDNLHARIGERDILKGLSLDVKPGEVHAIMGPNGAGKSTLGNILSGRDGYDVTAGTVTFEGQDLLALEPEERAAAGVFLAFQYPVEIPGVNNTYFLRSALNAQRKARGQEELDSMQFLRLVREKLAVLHLDDRLLHRGVNEGFSGGEKKRNEIFQLAVLEPKLAILDETDSGLDIDALKNVADGVNALRSPERAFIVITHYQRLLDYIRPDVVHVLADGRIVQSGGPELALQLEEKGYAWVKDRVAPEAAA, from the coding sequence ATGCTCAACATCGATAACCTCCACGCCCGCATCGGCGAACGCGACATCCTCAAGGGCCTCTCGCTGGACGTGAAGCCGGGCGAGGTGCACGCGATCATGGGGCCCAACGGCGCCGGCAAGTCCACGCTGGGCAACATCCTGTCCGGCCGCGATGGCTACGACGTCACCGCGGGCACGGTCACGTTCGAGGGTCAGGACCTGCTGGCGCTCGAGCCTGAAGAGCGCGCCGCGGCCGGCGTGTTCCTGGCGTTCCAGTACCCGGTCGAGATCCCGGGCGTGAACAATACCTACTTCCTGCGCAGCGCACTCAACGCGCAGCGCAAGGCGCGCGGCCAGGAGGAGCTCGACTCGATGCAGTTTCTGCGTCTGGTGCGCGAGAAGCTCGCGGTGCTGCACCTCGACGACCGCCTGCTGCATCGCGGTGTCAACGAAGGCTTCTCGGGCGGCGAGAAGAAGCGCAACGAGATCTTCCAGTTGGCCGTGCTCGAGCCGAAGCTGGCGATTCTCGACGAGACCGATTCGGGTCTGGACATCGACGCGCTCAAGAACGTCGCCGACGGCGTCAATGCGCTGCGCTCGCCCGAGCGCGCGTTCATCGTGATCACCCACTACCAGCGCCTGCTCGACTACATCCGGCCCGACGTGGTGCACGTGCTGGCCGACGGCCGCATCGTGCAGAGCGGCGGTCCGGAACTCGCGCTGCAGCTCGAAGAAAAGGGCTACGCCTGGGTCAAGGACCGCGTCGCACCCGAGGCGGCGGCGTGA
- the sufB gene encoding Fe-S cluster assembly protein SufB: MATDIIEAPETNREIHAQLGRRYDAGFVTDIESDSFPPGLDEDVVRALSLKKGEPEWMTDWRVAAYRHWLTMPVPHWAKLQIAPIDLQAVSYYSAPKGPKYKSLDEVPKELIDTYDKLGVPLHERAKLAGVAVDAVFDSVSVGTTFRKELAEKGVIFCSMSEAIQEHPDLVRQYLGSVVPVGDNYFAALNSAVFSDGSFVFIPKGVRCPMELSTYFRINAGHTGQFERTLIICEDKAYVSYLEGCTAPMRDENQLHAAVVELVALEDAEIKYSTVQNWYPGDENGVGGIYNFVTKRAECRGARSKVTWTQVETGSAITWKYPSCVLLGDDSSGEFHSVALTHHRQQADTGTKMIHVGKRTKSKIISKGISAGRGQNTYRGLVRVGSGAEGARNYTQCDSLLIGKDCGAHTFPYIEVRHPGATVEHEATTSKISDDQLFYCRARGISEEDAVSLIVDGFCKQVFRELPMEFAVEAKKLLEVSLEGSVG; the protein is encoded by the coding sequence ATGGCCACCGACATCATCGAAGCCCCCGAAACCAACCGGGAGATCCACGCGCAGCTCGGCCGTCGTTACGACGCCGGCTTCGTCACCGATATCGAATCCGACAGCTTCCCGCCGGGTCTGGACGAGGACGTCGTGCGCGCCCTGTCGCTCAAAAAGGGTGAGCCTGAGTGGATGACCGACTGGCGCGTCGCCGCCTATCGCCACTGGCTGACGATGCCGGTACCGCACTGGGCCAAGCTGCAGATCGCCCCGATCGACTTGCAGGCGGTCAGCTACTACTCCGCGCCCAAGGGGCCGAAGTACAAGTCGCTCGACGAGGTGCCCAAGGAACTGATCGACACCTACGACAAGCTCGGCGTGCCGTTGCACGAGCGCGCCAAGCTCGCCGGCGTCGCGGTCGATGCGGTGTTCGATTCGGTCTCGGTCGGCACCACGTTCCGCAAGGAGCTGGCCGAAAAGGGCGTGATCTTCTGCTCGATGTCCGAAGCCATCCAGGAACACCCCGACCTGGTGCGCCAGTACCTGGGCAGCGTAGTGCCGGTCGGCGACAACTACTTCGCCGCGCTCAACTCGGCGGTGTTCTCCGACGGCAGCTTCGTGTTCATTCCCAAGGGCGTGCGCTGCCCGATGGAGCTGAGCACCTACTTCCGCATCAATGCCGGCCACACCGGCCAGTTCGAGCGCACGCTGATCATCTGCGAGGACAAGGCTTACGTCTCGTACCTGGAAGGCTGCACCGCGCCGATGCGCGATGAGAACCAGCTGCATGCCGCGGTGGTGGAGCTGGTCGCGCTCGAGGATGCGGAGATCAAGTACTCGACGGTGCAGAACTGGTACCCAGGCGACGAGAACGGCGTGGGCGGTATCTACAACTTCGTGACCAAGCGCGCCGAGTGCCGCGGGGCGCGTAGCAAGGTGACCTGGACCCAGGTCGAGACCGGCTCGGCGATCACCTGGAAGTACCCTTCCTGCGTGCTGCTCGGCGACGATTCCTCGGGCGAGTTCCACTCCGTGGCGCTGACCCACCATCGCCAGCAGGCCGACACCGGCACCAAGATGATCCACGTCGGCAAGCGCACCAAGAGCAAGATCATTAGCAAGGGCATCAGCGCCGGCCGCGGTCAGAATACCTACCGCGGGCTGGTCAGGGTCGGCAGCGGCGCCGAGGGCGCGCGCAACTACACCCAATGCGACTCGCTGCTGATCGGCAAGGACTGCGGGGCACACACGTTCCCGTACATCGAGGTCCGCCATCCCGGCGCGACCGTCGAGCACGAGGCGACGACGTCCAAGATCAGCGACGACCAGCTGTTCTACTGCCGGGCGCGCGGTATCTCCGAGGAAGACGCGGTTAGCCTGATCGTCGACGGCTTCTGCAAGCAGGTCTTTCGCGAACTGCCGATGGAGTTCGCGGTCGAGGCCAAGAAGCTGCTGGAAGTCTCACTGGAAGGCTCGGTCGGCTGA
- the sufD gene encoding Fe-S cluster assembly protein SufD, translated as MSALLESLAAGFDGDASRRAALDAALAAGLPGPRSESWKYTSLRALERRSFAAPRDAVIDPALLDGIPAPRLVFVNGHPAPALSDPGPGVAGLSIGFTAEAGALPAIEDLPDAVFARLNAALAVDGVAITVNADTEVAAPLHLVFVGAPADTDQAWHLRHHIALGAGARLTVVEYHVDAGSHRHLDNGVCSLRLADRAHLRHLRLQRRDAGATAFLRTDAELQTGAVYDRVDVEAGAALSRHELDVRLVGPDARLTANGVLLAGSRSHLDTRLGIRHIARDTACQLLWRGIGDGRGRVVFHGGITIDAGADGTDARLSNKNLLLSATAEIDTQPVLVIHADEVQAAHGATVGQLDPGALFYLRSRGLPAGDAQRLLTAAFVREPLAAIADDALRTLAETALDGALAALVRA; from the coding sequence ATGAGTGCCCTGCTCGAGTCCCTCGCCGCGGGCTTCGACGGCGACGCCTCGCGCCGCGCGGCGCTCGACGCCGCGCTGGCCGCGGGCCTGCCCGGCCCGCGCAGCGAGTCGTGGAAGTACACCTCGCTGCGCGCGCTCGAGCGCCGCAGCTTCGCCGCGCCCCGCGATGCCGTGATCGATCCGGCGCTGCTCGACGGCATCCCGGCCCCGCGTCTGGTGTTCGTCAACGGCCACCCCGCGCCGGCGCTGTCCGATCCCGGCCCCGGCGTTGCCGGACTATCGATCGGCTTCACCGCCGAGGCCGGTGCGCTGCCGGCGATCGAGGACCTTCCTGATGCGGTGTTCGCACGACTCAACGCCGCGCTCGCGGTCGACGGGGTCGCGATCACCGTCAACGCCGATACCGAGGTCGCTGCCCCGCTACACCTGGTGTTCGTCGGTGCGCCGGCCGATACCGACCAGGCCTGGCACCTGCGTCACCACATTGCGCTCGGTGCCGGCGCGCGGCTGACCGTGGTCGAGTACCATGTCGATGCCGGCTCCCATCGCCACCTCGACAATGGCGTGTGCTCGCTGCGCCTCGCCGATCGCGCGCACCTGCGCCATCTGCGGCTGCAACGCCGCGACGCCGGTGCGACCGCATTCCTGCGCACCGACGCCGAGCTGCAGACCGGCGCCGTTTACGACCGCGTCGACGTGGAGGCCGGCGCGGCGCTGTCGCGCCACGAGCTCGACGTGCGCCTGGTCGGCCCGGACGCGCGCCTGACCGCCAACGGCGTGCTGCTCGCCGGCAGCCGCAGTCACCTGGACACGCGCCTGGGCATTCGCCACATCGCCCGCGACACCGCCTGCCAATTGCTGTGGCGCGGGATCGGCGACGGCCGCGGCCGGGTGGTCTTCCACGGCGGCATCACCATCGACGCCGGCGCCGACGGCACCGATGCGCGGCTGTCGAACAAGAACCTGCTGCTGTCGGCGACCGCCGAGATCGATACCCAGCCGGTGCTCGTGATCCACGCCGACGAGGTCCAGGCCGCGCACGGCGCCACGGTCGGCCAGCTCGATCCCGGCGCGCTGTTCTATCTGCGCTCGCGCGGCCTGCCCGCGGGCGATGCGCAGCGCCTGCTCACCGCCGCCTTCGTGCGCGAACCGCTGGCCGCCATCGCCGACGACGCGTTGCGCACGTTGGCCGAAACCGCCCTGGACGGCGCGCTCGCCGCGCTCGTACGCGCATGA
- a CDS encoding OsmC family protein — MGISRHATARWNGDLKSGKGALSTPQSGLLDAVRYGFNSRFGDEKGTNPEELIAAAHAGCFTMALSAKLTEAGFAPESIDTRADVDLSMDGGPQLSAIRLKTRAKVSGIDAAQFREIADDAKQNCPVSKALSAVPVSLEAELEG; from the coding sequence ATGGGCATTTCCCGCCACGCCACCGCCCGCTGGAACGGCGACCTGAAATCCGGCAAGGGCGCCTTGTCGACGCCGCAAAGCGGCCTGCTGGACGCCGTGCGTTACGGATTCAACAGCCGATTCGGCGATGAAAAGGGCACCAATCCCGAAGAGCTCATCGCTGCCGCGCATGCCGGCTGCTTCACGATGGCGCTGTCGGCCAAGCTCACCGAGGCCGGCTTTGCGCCCGAGTCGATCGACACGCGTGCCGATGTCGACCTGTCGATGGATGGCGGCCCGCAGTTGAGCGCGATCCGCTTGAAGACGCGCGCCAAGGTGTCGGGCATCGACGCGGCGCAGTTCCGCGAGATCGCCGACGACGCCAAGCAGAACTGCCCGGTGTCCAAGGCGCTGTCGGCGGTGCCAGTGTCGCTGGAGGCCGAACTCGAGGGCTGA
- a CDS encoding SUF system Fe-S cluster assembly regulator: MLRVTKLTDYATVVLTVLAARPDTVMSATELAERAGLETPTVSKLLKPLAQAGLVEGFRGANGGYRLARAPSAINLVQIVEAMEGPLAMTECSLHDSQCGISDQCGVQGNWRRINEVVAEALRGVTLAQMLDDAPRASSFPTAAGAKRIDARLAHP; the protein is encoded by the coding sequence ATGCTCCGGGTCACCAAGCTCACCGATTACGCCACCGTCGTTCTGACCGTGCTTGCCGCACGGCCGGACACGGTGATGAGCGCGACCGAGCTCGCCGAGCGCGCGGGCCTGGAGACGCCGACGGTCAGCAAGCTGCTCAAGCCGCTGGCCCAGGCCGGGCTGGTCGAGGGCTTCCGCGGCGCCAACGGCGGCTACCGCCTGGCACGCGCGCCATCGGCGATCAACCTGGTGCAGATCGTCGAGGCGATGGAAGGCCCGCTGGCGATGACCGAGTGCAGCCTGCACGACAGCCAATGCGGGATTTCCGACCAATGCGGCGTGCAGGGCAACTGGCGCCGCATCAACGAGGTTGTCGCCGAGGCCCTGCGCGGCGTGACGCTGGCGCAGATGCTCGACGACGCCCCGCGCGCCTCTTCCTTTCCCACCGCTGCCGGGGCGAAGCGCATCGACGCCCGCCTCGCGCATCCATAG
- a CDS encoding tellurite resistance TerB family protein, with product MSFQGFLNHLLTSQSGGKPGSSLLNADFGKGAVAGGALGLLLGKHRKTRKLASYGGLAAIGMMAYRAYGDYQKQQADAAVPAPQTVDRLPPPQADRHSQAILKALVGAAKADGHLDPREREVIEAEFRRIDSAADIQPWLHAELEKPLDPAEIARAATSPEIASEMYLASVLVADDTSFMERSYLDELARQLGLAPDLKARLEQEVRTAAGD from the coding sequence ATGAGTTTCCAGGGGTTTCTCAACCACCTCCTCACCTCCCAGAGCGGCGGCAAGCCGGGCAGCAGTCTGCTCAATGCGGACTTCGGCAAGGGCGCGGTCGCCGGCGGCGCACTCGGCCTGTTGCTGGGCAAGCACCGCAAGACCCGCAAGCTCGCCAGCTACGGTGGCTTGGCCGCAATCGGCATGATGGCCTACCGCGCTTACGGCGATTACCAGAAGCAGCAGGCGGACGCGGCGGTGCCGGCGCCGCAGACCGTCGACCGGTTGCCGCCACCGCAGGCCGACCGGCACAGCCAGGCGATCCTCAAAGCGCTGGTCGGCGCCGCCAAGGCGGACGGCCATCTCGACCCACGCGAGCGCGAGGTGATCGAGGCCGAGTTCCGGCGCATCGACAGCGCCGCCGACATCCAGCCCTGGCTGCACGCCGAATTGGAAAAGCCGCTCGATCCGGCCGAGATCGCACGCGCCGCGACCTCGCCGGAGATCGCCTCGGAGATGTACCTGGCCAGTGTGCTGGTGGCCGACGACACGAGCTTCATGGAGCGCAGCTATCTCGACGAGCTCGCGCGTCAACTGGGCCTCGCGCCCGACCTCAAGGCGCGCCTCGAACAGGAAGTCCGGACCGCCGCCGGAGACTGA
- a CDS encoding GNAT family N-acetyltransferase, producing the protein MPASSAFRPATLDDVPALVALVTSAYRGDASRVGWTTEADLLEGARIDPDVLRADIVRPDSRVVVVDGTDGAPQACAHVAIEDGHGYFGMFAVAPQLQGRGTGDAVLAECERIVRDDWRLPGMRMTVIDVREALIAWYERRGYRRTGRHKPFPYGDARFGIPLRDDLRFEVLEKTFAAAPVGAAR; encoded by the coding sequence ATGCCCGCCTCTTCTGCGTTCCGCCCCGCCACCCTCGACGACGTGCCCGCGCTGGTCGCGCTGGTGACGTCCGCCTACCGCGGCGACGCCAGCCGAGTGGGCTGGACCACCGAGGCCGACCTGCTCGAGGGCGCCCGGATCGATCCGGACGTGTTGCGCGCCGACATCGTGCGTCCCGACAGCCGCGTGGTCGTGGTCGACGGCACGGACGGCGCGCCGCAGGCCTGCGCGCATGTCGCGATCGAGGACGGCCACGGCTACTTCGGCATGTTCGCCGTCGCCCCGCAGTTGCAGGGCCGGGGCACCGGGGACGCGGTGCTGGCCGAATGCGAGCGCATCGTCCGCGACGACTGGCGCCTGCCCGGCATGCGCATGACCGTCATCGATGTACGCGAGGCGTTGATTGCGTGGTACGAGCGCCGCGGCTATCGCCGCACCGGACGCCACAAGCCGTTTCCCTATGGCGACGCGCGTTTCGGCATCCCGTTGCGCGACGATCTGCGCTTCGAAGTGCTGGAGAAGACCTTCGCGGCCGCCCCCGTCGGAGCCGCACGATGA
- a CDS encoding M23 family metallopeptidase, with the protein MTPPSPVRPRDYAPQLRRTLRAVLLLAVLAAAGHWAWHQPFMAQPRAVARIAAAPAPAALPMPVDGVAPGRVADTFGAPRGRDRQHEGVDIFAPRGTPVRSTTEGLIVGIRDAGLGGRQVWVVGPGRQRHYYAHLDDVAELLSVGDVVRPGDMLGTVGDTGNARGTPPHLHYGIYAADGAFNPLPLLRATAAADDASGAR; encoded by the coding sequence ATGACACCGCCTTCCCCCGTCCGCCCCCGCGACTATGCGCCACAACTGCGCCGCACCCTGCGCGCAGTGCTGCTGCTGGCCGTCCTGGCCGCCGCCGGCCACTGGGCCTGGCATCAGCCCTTCATGGCCCAGCCGCGTGCTGTCGCCCGGATCGCCGCCGCGCCGGCGCCGGCGGCACTGCCGATGCCGGTCGACGGCGTCGCCCCCGGCCGCGTCGCCGATACCTTCGGTGCACCACGCGGTCGCGATCGACAGCACGAGGGCGTGGACATCTTCGCGCCACGCGGCACGCCGGTGCGCAGCACGACCGAAGGTCTGATCGTGGGCATCCGCGATGCCGGCCTGGGGGGACGCCAGGTCTGGGTGGTCGGCCCCGGACGTCAGCGCCATTACTACGCGCACCTGGACGACGTCGCCGAGCTGCTCTCGGTCGGCGACGTCGTGCGTCCGGGCGACATGTTGGGCACGGTCGGCGACACCGGCAATGCGCGCGGCACACCGCCGCACCTGCACTACGGCATCTACGCGGCCGACGGCGCGTTCAACCCGCTGCCGCTGCTGCGCGCCACCGCGGCGGCCGACGACGCATCCGGGGCACGTTGA
- a CDS encoding HU family DNA-binding protein: MATKKATTKKVPAKKAAAPKKTAAKSAAPKPIKEALSKSGLVAHIADSTGLAAKDVRAVFSALEGAVHGSISKKGAGSFTLPGLLKITSVSVPAKPKRKGINPFTKEEQWFAAKPASVKVKVRPLKKLKDAAA, translated from the coding sequence ATGGCAACGAAGAAGGCCACCACCAAGAAAGTGCCGGCCAAGAAGGCGGCTGCGCCGAAGAAGACCGCCGCCAAGTCCGCCGCACCCAAGCCGATCAAGGAAGCGTTGAGCAAGTCCGGCCTGGTCGCACACATCGCCGACTCCACCGGCCTGGCCGCGAAGGATGTCCGTGCGGTGTTCTCCGCGCTCGAAGGCGCCGTGCACGGTTCGATCAGCAAGAAGGGCGCCGGTTCGTTCACCCTGCCGGGCCTGCTGAAGATCACCTCGGTCAGCGTGCCGGCCAAGCCCAAGCGCAAGGGCATCAACCCCTTCACCAAGGAAGAGCAGTGGTTCGCCGCCAAGCCCGCCTCGGTCAAGGTCAAGGTGCGCCCGCTCAAGAAGCTCAAGGACGCCGCTGCCTGA
- a CDS encoding DUF1439 domain-containing protein, whose protein sequence is MRALARPVALSLLLLMTACTSLGVVSAWLGDQVAFTTPQLQRQLDTRFPRTFERVGGLVSVTLQNPRLTIPRGEQRLRLDFDLGVGGAVADDRPGHLALVSGLRYDAATRGLHLEDPQLLQFDLPGTHALLKGGAQGIVNGLLAEYARSEPIYRLDDDLLSKLPAGKRIGEVDVGDGRVVVHLAR, encoded by the coding sequence ATGCGTGCCCTCGCCCGTCCCGTTGCCTTGTCGCTGCTGCTTCTAATGACCGCCTGTACATCGCTGGGCGTGGTCTCGGCCTGGCTTGGCGACCAGGTCGCGTTCACCACACCGCAGTTGCAGCGTCAGCTCGACACGCGCTTTCCCAGGACGTTCGAGCGCGTCGGCGGCCTTGTGTCGGTGACGCTGCAGAACCCGCGATTGACGATCCCGCGCGGTGAGCAGCGACTGCGGCTGGATTTCGATCTGGGCGTAGGCGGCGCCGTCGCCGATGACCGTCCGGGCCACCTGGCGCTGGTCAGTGGCCTGCGCTACGACGCCGCCACGCGCGGCCTGCATCTGGAGGATCCGCAATTGCTGCAATTTGACCTGCCGGGGACCCATGCACTGCTCAAGGGCGGTGCACAGGGCATCGTCAACGGCCTGCTGGCCGAGTACGCGCGCAGCGAACCGATCTACCGGCTCGACGACGATCTGCTGTCGAAGCTGCCGGCCGGCAAGCGTATCGGCGAGGTCGACGTCGGCGACGGCCGCGTGGTGGTGCACCTTGCGCGCTGA